The Patescibacteria group bacterium genome window below encodes:
- a CDS encoding glycosyltransferase family 4 protein produces the protein MKNILLINSAKKFEQSLLDMFGDLGKDNSFFSWVGDRDYWQQFNAAGKLKKIFFGPELKNFFGVASFLSLLPFLWLGYLWLLSSWKRSEQIDKILCVDLREKIIFTPLARILRIKVYWLELPERNRRQLKKMRRLFSSPAKLIVFTPQDAEDLAKDGFKKEKIHNISLGVNLQSVERQDNLFSSLAKADKPYSFYKNFTVGAWCGSGDRRRLEILLQSAKACVNLIPNFRLVVIGQDTSSGNLNWLIKKLGLERRVWLVGEQKNLIQWFADLDLYVVLAENPGLNDLERALMAASRGLPLLGFPTRNLTDIIIEGQNGFICEDDRAEALAQKIIAIEADERARKKMGANGQQLVYRNFDRQKQLQRLREIIG, from the coding sequence TCGAACAGTCGCTGCTGGACATGTTCGGGGATTTAGGCAAGGATAATTCTTTTTTTTCCTGGGTTGGCGATCGTGACTATTGGCAGCAATTCAACGCCGCGGGCAAGCTGAAGAAGATATTTTTCGGCCCGGAATTGAAGAATTTTTTTGGCGTGGCGAGCTTTCTTTCCTTATTACCGTTTCTTTGGCTGGGTTATCTTTGGTTGCTTTCTTCCTGGAAACGCTCGGAGCAGATCGATAAAATTTTGTGCGTCGATCTGCGGGAGAAAATAATTTTTACGCCCCTGGCTCGAATTTTGCGGATCAAAGTCTATTGGTTGGAATTGCCCGAAAGAAATCGGCGCCAATTAAAAAAAATGCGGCGGCTATTTTCTTCACCGGCAAAGTTAATTGTCTTCACGCCCCAAGACGCGGAGGATTTGGCGAAGGACGGATTTAAGAAAGAAAAAATTCACAATATTTCTTTGGGGGTTAATTTACAGTCGGTCGAGCGGCAAGATAATCTTTTTTCGAGCCTGGCGAAAGCCGATAAGCCTTATAGTTTTTATAAAAATTTTACCGTGGGCGCCTGGTGCGGCAGCGGCGATCGGCGCCGTTTGGAAATACTTTTGCAGTCGGCCAAGGCTTGCGTTAATCTTATTCCTAATTTCCGACTGGTGGTTATCGGCCAGGATACCTCGAGCGGAAATCTTAATTGGCTGATCAAGAAATTAGGGCTCGAGCGGCGAGTTTGGCTGGTGGGCGAACAAAAAAATCTGATCCAATGGTTTGCTGATCTGGATTTGTACGTTGTTTTGGCGGAAAATCCCGGCTTGAATGATTTGGAGAGAGCGTTGATGGCCGCCTCCCGCGGCTTGCCCTTGCTCGGTTTTCCGACCAGGAATTTAACTGATATTATCATTGAGGGCCAAAACGGTTTTATCTGCGAGGATGACCGCGCCGAAGCGCTCGCCCAAAAAATAATCGCGATTGAAGCAGACGAGCGGGCGCGGAAAAAAATGGGCGCCAACGGCCAGCAGCTGGTTTACCGGAATTTTGATAGGCAAAAACAACTTCAGCGGTTGAGAGAAATAATAGGTTAA
- a CDS encoding GspE/PulE family protein has protein sequence MFNEQQLKNILTGAKIISEEDFDKLSREAAENDKKIEDLLAEKKIIAPEDLAKETAKYFKVPFVNLKEQTIQKDALLNVPEPIAVAHDLIAFTMAGNVLKIAVLDPENLEIFDFLRKKTGYEIEVYLTTPESIKEGLKQYRETINAEIKNFCEPKKEGEGMEINRPEELEKIAANLPIVRIVNDLLEYGMFKDASDIHIEPEENDVIVRYRIDGILYNVMTLGKNVQPGIVARIKILSSLKVDEHRLPQDGRFKIYTDKYRVSCRVSIIPTFDGEKIVIRLLDEKAQALSLENLGFLSGSLEIVKRNITKPHGMIIVTGPTGSGKTTTLYTILSVLNTPKVNIATIEDPIEYRIPHINQSQINPKIGFGFEAGLRSLLRQDPNIIMVGEIRDEETAKISVNAAMTGHLLLSTLHTNDAVTTLPRLAQMGIASFLIASTTNLIIAQRLVRKVCPYCKQPFHLSHKAIEDIEKQLNITDILARLERGKNISTKDSLESITFYRGQGCNRCNNSGYKGRIGVYETLEMTPEMAELITNTIDTAELKKQVEKQGMLSLVEDGFIKAVSGLTNLEEVMRVTQE, from the coding sequence ATGTTTAACGAGCAACAATTAAAAAATATTCTGACCGGCGCCAAAATCATCAGCGAGGAGGACTTTGATAAATTGTCCCGCGAAGCCGCGGAAAACGACAAAAAGATCGAAGACCTGCTGGCGGAGAAAAAAATCATCGCTCCGGAAGATCTGGCCAAAGAAACCGCCAAATATTTCAAAGTGCCGTTCGTCAATTTGAAAGAACAGACCATCCAAAAAGATGCCCTGCTCAATGTTCCGGAGCCGATCGCGGTCGCCCACGATCTGATCGCCTTTACTATGGCGGGCAATGTCTTGAAGATCGCCGTGCTCGATCCGGAAAATCTGGAAATTTTTGATTTTTTAAGAAAAAAAACCGGTTATGAAATTGAAGTCTATTTGACGACTCCGGAAAGCATCAAAGAAGGGCTGAAACAATATCGCGAAACCATCAATGCCGAGATCAAAAATTTTTGCGAGCCCAAAAAAGAAGGCGAGGGCATGGAGATCAACCGGCCGGAAGAACTGGAAAAAATCGCCGCCAATCTGCCGATCGTCCGCATCGTCAACGATCTTTTGGAATACGGAATGTTCAAAGACGCTTCGGACATCCATATCGAACCGGAAGAAAACGACGTGATCGTCCGCTACCGCATCGACGGCATACTATATAATGTGATGACGCTGGGCAAAAACGTCCAGCCCGGCATTGTCGCCAGAATAAAAATCCTTTCCAGCCTGAAAGTCGATGAACACCGCTTGCCGCAAGACGGACGCTTTAAGATTTACACCGATAAATACCGCGTCTCTTGCCGCGTCTCGATCATCCCCACTTTTGACGGCGAAAAGATCGTGATCAGATTATTGGATGAAAAAGCCCAGGCGCTTAGCTTGGAAAATCTCGGCTTTTTGTCCGGCTCGCTGGAAATCGTCAAAAGAAATATTACCAAGCCGCACGGCATGATCATCGTCACCGGCCCGACCGGTTCGGGAAAAACAACTACGCTTTATACGATCTTAAGCGTACTGAACACGCCCAAGGTAAATATCGCCACCATCGAGGACCCGATCGAGTACCGCATCCCGCATATTAATCAATCCCAGATCAATCCCAAGATCGGTTTTGGTTTCGAGGCCGGCTTAAGATCGCTCTTGCGCCAAGACCCCAATATTATCATGGTCGGCGAGATCCGCGATGAAGAAACCGCCAAGATTTCGGTGAACGCCGCCATGACCGGCCATTTGCTTTTGTCCACCTTGCACACCAATGATGCCGTAACGACTTTGCCGCGCCTGGCGCAAATGGGCATTGCTTCGTTTTTGATCGCTTCGACGACCAACCTGATCATCGCCCAGCGCCTGGTCAGAAAAGTCTGCCCTTACTGCAAACAGCCTTTTCACCTTTCCCATAAAGCCATCGAAGACATTGAAAAACAATTGAATATCACCGACATCCTGGCCCGGCTGGAAAGGGGAAAAAACATCAGCACTAAAGACAGCCTGGAATCAATCACCTTTTATCGCGGCCAAGGTTGCAATCGTTGCAACAATTCCGGCTACAAGGGCCGGATCGGCGTTTACGAAACCCTGGAAATGACTCCGGAAATGGCCGAACTCATCACCAACACGATCGACACCGCCGAATTGAAAAAACAGGTGGAAAAACAAGGTATGCTCAGCCTGGTGGAAGACGGTTTTATCAAAGCGGTCAGCGGCCTGACCAACCTGGAAGAAGTGATGAGAGTAACGCAAGAATAA
- the pilO gene encoding type 4a pilus biogenesis protein PilO: MNNNILTRLTYPSKIALSVLAFLAAAFALFYWLIIPAVNNVETTKVQMQNQRLAAERDYAQGQNLKKIKDDIKAVAPRIGEIEQIFISKSDSLSFVTSLEAAAEKNKVTEKAKLGAETPLGKFYSQIPLRLDVSGNFSGLIGFVTDLETLKKYININSLQITAIGSELPIKTETSTPQKILAAQISAFTYWQGQ, encoded by the coding sequence ATGAATAATAATATCTTAACCCGCCTGACTTATCCGAGTAAAATCGCTTTGAGCGTCCTCGCTTTTCTGGCCGCCGCCTTTGCTTTATTTTATTGGCTGATCATTCCGGCCGTAAATAATGTCGAAACAACCAAGGTCCAAATGCAAAATCAAAGACTCGCGGCGGAAAGAGATTACGCGCAAGGGCAAAATTTAAAAAAAATAAAGGACGATATCAAGGCCGTCGCGCCCCGGATAGGAGAGATCGAACAAATTTTTATCAGCAAAAGCGATTCTTTGTCCTTTGTAACTTCATTGGAGGCGGCAGCCGAAAAAAACAAAGTGACGGAAAAGGCCAAGCTGGGGGCGGAAACTCCTTTGGGAAAATTTTACAGTCAGATCCCCTTGCGGCTCGACGTGAGCGGCAACTTCAGCGGTTTGATCGGTTTTGTCACCGATCTGGAAACGCTTAAAAAATACATCAATATAAATTCGCTGCAAATAACCGCGATCGGTTCGGAACTGCCAATCAAGACCGAGACCAGCACGCCGCAGAAAATTTTGGCGGCGCAAATTTCCGCCTTCACCTACTGGCAAGGTCAATAA
- a CDS encoding carboxypeptidase-like regulatory domain-containing protein — protein sequence MKKPKLKSSAAGFTLIEGIVGLAVFLLFTVGIYGAFEMAARLVETSRMLVSSAALANEQFEIAHNLPYADVGLLSGIPLGKIPPLQNIARDNFNFLVETFISNIDDPFDGTIGGTPNDTSPADYKRMELKISVPGNSRFPAQIYTEYIAPKNLENSTTNGALFVRVFDANGQPVPEAEVHIENNEAEPPRIINDVTNNDGILTIVDVPPGANVYKIFVSKSGYSQDRTYPMGSSTNPSPTMPDATVLTQQVTQTSFMIDRVATLNIESVTQTCAPVANIAFNLRGSKLIGSPDVLKYQNDFTTDGTGLKIINDLEWDTYTLTFTDTTRDLAGSISPIPLSLAPGSTQEVKIVATPKNPNSILVSVKQGGTTQPLSGATVELSLGTSTKQLITGRGFLRQSDWSGGSGQENFIDQTSYSSSDGNIETADPAGEIKLKNNAGLFAAAGDLTSSTFDTGSVSNFYQLEFSPTDQPESAGTSSVRLQLATNNDNLTWDFKGPDGTASTYYTATDTNISAINNNKRYFRYKIYLATASSTFTPNVGEVDFTFSSLCVPSGQVLFDGLTDADYTLDVSKLGFDPSHETITASSSWQQHQVILMPH from the coding sequence ATGAAAAAACCCAAACTAAAATCAAGCGCCGCCGGTTTTACTCTGATCGAAGGTATCGTGGGCCTGGCGGTTTTTTTGCTTTTCACCGTAGGTATTTACGGGGCGTTTGAAATGGCGGCCCGCTTGGTTGAAACATCAAGAATGCTCGTCTCCTCCGCCGCGTTAGCCAATGAGCAATTCGAAATCGCCCACAACCTGCCTTATGCCGATGTCGGCCTGTTGAGCGGCATCCCGCTCGGAAAAATACCGCCCCTGCAAAATATCGCGCGCGATAATTTTAATTTTCTGGTAGAAACATTCATAAGCAATATTGATGATCCGTTCGACGGAACCATCGGCGGCACTCCGAATGATACTTCGCCGGCCGACTATAAGCGGATGGAACTGAAAATTTCCGTGCCCGGCAATTCCCGCTTTCCGGCGCAGATTTACACCGAATACATCGCCCCGAAAAATTTGGAAAATTCCACCACCAACGGCGCGCTTTTTGTCCGCGTTTTTGACGCCAACGGCCAGCCGGTGCCGGAAGCTGAAGTCCACATCGAAAACAACGAGGCCGAGCCGCCGAGAATAATCAATGATGTCACCAACAACGACGGCATTCTCACGATCGTCGACGTGCCGCCGGGCGCCAACGTCTATAAAATCTTCGTCAGCAAAAGCGGCTATTCGCAAGACCGGACCTATCCGATGGGCTCTTCCACTAATCCCAGTCCGACGATGCCGGACGCGACCGTCCTCACCCAGCAAGTAACACAAACCAGTTTTATGATCGACCGAGTCGCGACGCTTAACATTGAAAGCGTCACTCAAACTTGCGCGCCAGTAGCCAATATCGCCTTTAATTTGCGGGGGAGCAAACTGATCGGCTCTCCCGATGTTTTAAAATATCAAAATGATTTTACCACCGACGGGACCGGATTAAAAATCATCAACGATCTCGAGTGGGACACCTACACCCTGACTTTCACCGATACTACCCGCGATTTGGCCGGTTCGATCTCCCCGATTCCTCTCTCGCTCGCGCCCGGCAGCACCCAGGAGGTAAAAATCGTCGCCACTCCCAAAAATCCCAATAGTATTTTGGTCAGCGTCAAACAAGGAGGCACAACCCAGCCGCTTTCCGGCGCCACCGTGGAATTGTCTTTGGGAACTTCGACCAAACAATTGATCACCGGGCGGGGATTCTTGCGGCAGTCTGATTGGTCGGGCGGCTCGGGCCAGGAAAATTTTATCGACCAAACTTCTTATTCCAGCTCCGACGGCAATATTGAAACGGCTGACCCGGCCGGAGAAATAAAATTAAAAAACAATGCCGGCTTATTTGCCGCGGCCGGAGATCTGACTTCTTCGACGTTCGATACCGGTTCGGTCAGCAATTTTTATCAGCTGGAATTTTCACCGACCGATCAGCCGGAGAGCGCCGGCACTTCGAGCGTCCGCTTGCAGCTCGCCACCAATAATGACAATTTAACCTGGGACTTTAAGGGGCCGGACGGCACCGCTTCAACTTATTACACGGCCACTGACACCAATATCAGCGCCATTAATAATAACAAGCGCTATTTCCGCTACAAAATTTATCTGGCCACTGCCAGTTCGACTTTCACGCCCAACGTCGGCGAAGTCGATTTTACTTTTTCTTCGCTCTGCGTGCCGTCGGGACAAGTGCTATTTGACGGCTTAACCGACGCTGATTATACCCTGGATGTTTCCAAATTGGGTTTCGATCCCAGCCATGAAACGATTACCGCTTCCTCGTCCTGGCAGCAGCACCAAGTCATTTTAATGCCCCATTAA
- a CDS encoding PilN domain-containing protein — MLRLNLLAEEAKQTIKYQRLYFLLLKAESILLILAILVGVIVFAAEKMLSANIYQSSQETAKLINASSADYNVKARELNEKMAAVAQIENSHLSYARILRHLAALMPDNISLSFLNIDSDAKTIKLRGLAMTRDDLLNLEKNLKDAPWLKNVNVPLEEKFSQNKIDFDIDMEFDAFKITSD, encoded by the coding sequence ATGCTTCGATTAAATTTGCTTGCTGAAGAAGCAAAACAGACAATTAAATATCAACGGCTATATTTTCTCTTACTCAAAGCAGAGAGTATTTTGCTTATCCTCGCCATCCTCGTGGGAGTAATTGTTTTTGCGGCGGAAAAAATGCTTTCTGCCAATATCTATCAATCAAGCCAGGAAACGGCCAAATTGATCAACGCTTCGAGCGCCGATTACAATGTCAAAGCCAGGGAATTAAACGAAAAAATGGCGGCCGTGGCCCAGATCGAAAACAGCCATCTTTCCTACGCGCGGATTCTCCGCCATCTCGCCGCTTTAATGCCGGATAATATTTCTTTGTCTTTTTTAAACATCGATTCGGACGCGAAAACCATTAAGCTGAGGGGGTTGGCCATGACCAGAGACGATCTGCTTAATTTGGAAAAAAACCTGAAAGACGCGCCGTGGCTCAAGAACGTCAACGTCCCGCTGGAAGAAAAATTCAGCCAAAATAAAATTGATTTTGATATTGACATGGAATTTGATGCCTTTAAAATTACTTCCGACTAA
- a CDS encoding HD domain-containing protein, whose amino-acid sequence MKYNYAKIIQEVKRLVKAANDSPRNKYSASVWKYHLELVAKYGLALAKKLKADAEVVELAAYLHDYASLLNVKNAAQHHLAGANLAGNILRDLGLPEAKIRAVKKCIFSHRGSVKIRKQTLEAKIIASADAMSHFYYLPDMFYLAYGVHKFKTDEGAAWLKAKLQRSWDKIVLPEARVMIRKDRKLFFEVLDQVLK is encoded by the coding sequence ATGAAATACAATTACGCCAAAATAATTCAAGAAGTAAAAAGGTTGGTCAAGGCGGCCAATGATTCGCCGCGCAATAAATACAGCGCTTCGGTTTGGAAATACCATTTGGAGCTGGTCGCCAAGTACGGTTTGGCGTTGGCCAAGAAACTAAAAGCTGATGCCGAAGTGGTGGAGTTGGCAGCTTATTTGCACGATTACGCTTCTTTGCTCAATGTCAAAAACGCCGCCCAGCACCATCTGGCCGGAGCGAATTTGGCCGGAAATATTTTGCGAGATTTGGGGTTGCCCGAAGCCAAGATCAGGGCGGTCAAAAAATGCATTTTTTCCCATCGCGGCAGTGTCAAGATAAGAAAGCAGACCTTGGAAGCCAAGATCATCGCTTCAGCCGACGCCATGTCCCATTTTTATTATCTGCCGGATATGTTTTATCTCGCTTACGGCGTTCATAAATTCAAAACCGACGAAGGCGCGGCCTGGCTTAAGGCGAAGTTGCAAAGGAGCTGGGATAAAATAGTTTTGCCCGAGGCGCGGGTGATGATCAGAAAGGACCGGAAGTTATTTTTTGAAGTTTTGGACCAGGTATTAAAATAA
- a CDS encoding RluA family pseudouridine synthase: MKYKITKENAGLRLDLFLVQKTKKTRGQVQNLIGAGQVLVNGKVLSNHYALKEGEVVEIRKLENLKISKDKKEDHLKPEIVFANDEFIVVNKPAGLIVHGAPHIKGPTLADWLVKKYPELKKVGEDKTRPGIMHRLDKDVSGLLVIARTNKSFANLKKQFQKREVEKEYTALVYGAVAKENDKINFSLKRAAGGYRQAAVPARYDFKQNFSELREAFTEFQVLRRFVNYTMLAVKIKSGRKHQIRVHLFAYGYPLVGDNLYSTKKTRELNRKNNLGRIFLAASKLSFADLAGKKHSFRIGLPPELASFLPGIK; the protein is encoded by the coding sequence ATGAAGTATAAAATAACCAAAGAAAACGCCGGACTACGCTTGGATTTGTTTTTAGTCCAAAAAACCAAAAAAACCCGCGGGCAAGTTCAAAATTTAATCGGCGCGGGGCAAGTTTTGGTTAATGGAAAAGTTTTGAGCAATCATTACGCGTTAAAAGAAGGAGAAGTCGTTGAAATTAGAAAATTAGAAAATTTGAAAATTAGTAAAGATAAAAAAGAGGATCATTTGAAGCCCGAGATCGTTTTTGCCAATGATGAATTCATCGTGGTGAATAAGCCGGCCGGATTGATCGTCCATGGCGCGCCGCACATCAAGGGGCCGACGCTGGCCGATTGGCTGGTAAAAAAATATCCCGAACTTAAAAAAGTCGGGGAGGATAAAACCCGTCCGGGCATCATGCATCGCCTGGATAAGGACGTCAGCGGCTTGTTGGTGATCGCGCGAACCAATAAATCTTTTGCCAATCTGAAAAAACAATTTCAAAAACGCGAAGTGGAAAAAGAATATACGGCGCTGGTTTATGGCGCGGTGGCCAAAGAGAATGATAAAATAAATTTTTCGCTGAAGCGCGCCGCCGGCGGATACCGGCAGGCGGCCGTTCCCGCCCGTTACGACTTTAAACAAAACTTTTCGGAATTGCGGGAAGCTTTTACCGAATTCCAAGTTTTGCGCCGCTTCGTCAATTACACAATGCTGGCGGTAAAAATAAAAAGCGGGCGCAAGCATCAGATTCGCGTCCACCTTTTCGCTTATGGTTATCCGTTGGTGGGAGATAATTTATATAGCACCAAGAAAACCCGCGAGCTGAACCGGAAAAATAATCTGGGCCGGATTTTTTTGGCGGCGAGCAAATTATCTTTCGCGGATCTGGCCGGAAAAAAGCATTCTTTCCGCATCGGGTTGCCGCCGGAATTGGCCAGTTTTTTGCCGGGCATCAAATAG
- a CDS encoding type II secretion system F family protein: MSLFKPDKKINPQNLGQTAEEKKSFSRTLGDLWFDLQGVSIREKLVFIQNLSVMIKAGIPVLASFRTLAEQTESKNFSRIIKQVALKLEQGSSLSESMKMYPRVFNELFINMIGSGEVSGKLEEVLAQLHLQTKKQYELTSRIKGAMTYPLIVVMAMIGIGIFMMIFVIPKITSVFTESNVPLPLLTRILIDTSNFLANNWLLSLAGALVLIFAIWAVLRTEKGQYFFQGIILRLPIIGPITKKINLARFSRTAGSLLKTDVMIVNAFRITANVVSNHHYRRVILEISEQIKKGGQINEIIKNYPRFFPPMVTQMITVGEQTGEVSNILADLAEFYEGEVDQTMQNLPSIIEPVLILLLGLGVGAIAVAIIMPMYSLTSVI, from the coding sequence ATGTCTTTATTCAAGCCCGACAAAAAAATAAACCCGCAGAATTTGGGTCAAACCGCCGAAGAAAAAAAATCTTTTTCCCGGACCTTGGGAGACTTATGGTTCGATTTGCAGGGCGTCAGTATCCGGGAAAAACTGGTCTTCATCCAAAATCTTTCGGTAATGATCAAGGCCGGCATTCCGGTGCTGGCTTCTTTCCGCACCTTGGCCGAGCAGACCGAAAGCAAAAACTTTTCCCGGATCATCAAACAGGTCGCCCTGAAACTGGAGCAAGGCTCGAGCTTGAGCGAAAGCATGAAAATGTATCCCCGGGTTTTTAACGAACTTTTTATCAATATGATCGGTTCCGGAGAAGTTTCGGGCAAATTGGAAGAGGTGCTCGCCCAGCTTCATTTGCAAACCAAAAAACAGTACGAACTGACTTCGCGGATCAAGGGGGCGATGACCTATCCGCTGATCGTGGTCATGGCGATGATCGGCATCGGAATTTTCATGATGATTTTCGTCATTCCCAAAATAACTTCGGTTTTTACCGAAAGCAATGTTCCGCTGCCGCTGTTAACCAGAATACTGATCGACACCAGCAATTTTTTGGCCAATAACTGGTTATTGTCCCTGGCCGGCGCGCTGGTCCTGATCTTCGCGATTTGGGCCGTACTCCGCACGGAAAAAGGCCAATATTTTTTTCAGGGAATCATTTTGCGGCTGCCGATCATCGGGCCGATCACCAAAAAAATCAATCTGGCCCGCTTCTCGCGCACGGCCGGCTCTCTTTTAAAAACCGACGTGATGATCGTCAATGCCTTCCGCATCACCGCCAACGTCGTCTCCAATCATCATTACCGCCGGGTGATACTGGAAATCAGCGAACAAATAAAAAAAGGCGGGCAGATCAACGAGATCATCAAGAATTATCCGCGTTTTTTCCCGCCCATGGTCACGCAAATGATCACGGTCGGCGAACAAACCGGCGAGGTGAGCAATATTTTGGCCGACCTGGCGGAATTCTACGAGGGCGAAGTCGATCAAACCATGCAAAATCTTCCTTCGATCATCGAACCGGTTTTGATTTTGCTTTTAGGCCTTGGCGTCGGAGCGATCGCCGTGGCCATCATTATGCCGATGTATTCTCTGACGTCAGTGATCTAG
- a CDS encoding prepilin-type N-terminal cleavage/methylation domain-containing protein — protein MFRFPPIKSSSGFTLAETLAAMFIFLILLQGSLTLYNDTIKTNDALTGNLNAQMEVRAAFTSMLANIRSASPSAAGAYTIDTASSTYFSFYSDVDRDGLKEKIRYFLSGKILRIGVIEPTGNPPIYNPANEKTSALINDVVNPAATPIFSYYDSSYDGTTAPLTLPINISAVRLIKINVLIDHDPSQPPAAMGFSTQVSIRNLKDNL, from the coding sequence ATGTTCAGATTTCCGCCGATTAAATCATCTTCCGGCTTTACGCTGGCGGAAACGCTCGCCGCGATGTTTATTTTTTTAATACTCCTGCAGGGATCTTTAACTTTATATAACGATACGATCAAAACTAACGACGCTTTGACCGGCAATCTTAACGCCCAAATGGAAGTTCGAGCCGCTTTTACTTCGATGCTGGCTAACATCCGCAGCGCTTCGCCATCGGCTGCCGGCGCCTACACTATTGATACCGCCAGCTCGACTTATTTCTCTTTTTATTCGGATGTCGACCGTGACGGCTTAAAAGAAAAAATCCGCTATTTTTTGAGCGGCAAAATTTTAAGGATCGGGGTCATCGAGCCGACCGGCAATCCGCCGATTTATAATCCGGCCAATGAAAAAACATCCGCCCTGATCAACGACGTGGTCAATCCGGCGGCAACGCCGATCTTTTCTTACTATGACAGCTCCTATGACGGAACGACCGCTCCGCTGACACTGCCGATAAATATTTCCGCCGTGCGGCTGATCAAAATAAACGTGCTGATCGATCATGATCCAAGTCAGCCGCCGGCCGCGATGGGATTTTCCACGCAAGTCTCGATCAGGAATTTGAAGGATAATTTATAA
- the pilM gene encoding type IV pilus assembly protein PilM, whose translation MSLLSGFASPIGLDISDLSIKLVQLKKTGKKIKIQALGKIDLPPGLLANGEIINQKELAKSIRKLVAHPEWGKVTGREAAICLPEGKTFLKIVEIDKQSSDKNKAVKSELEKHVPLPIDDLLFDWQIIGDSGHSNLVLIGAAPKKLVNDHQELLKECRLLASVVETEPISVCRCLLSSENPAYRGAANKNSAIVDIGATDASLTFYSKNTILFSVNLPISGEAITQKIAAALEIDHAQAEKVKILYGLVNNSEETEAKKIIDDLADDLKDKCTEALAFFNHHFSAWGPIEKIILCGGGANIKDLDKLIRKETGINTIRGDVLVNFLGNKKNFFGQFNRSFGLNTDFLDEEQNKKTKAKESKTIKISHDVSLCYATAIGLALRGIFIDE comes from the coding sequence ATGTCACTTCTTAGCGGTTTCGCCAGTCCGATCGGCCTGGACATTTCCGACTTATCGATAAAATTAGTCCAGCTGAAAAAAACGGGGAAAAAAATTAAAATCCAAGCCCTGGGAAAGATCGATCTTCCGCCGGGTCTTTTGGCGAACGGAGAGATCATCAACCAGAAAGAGCTGGCTAAATCGATCAGAAAATTGGTCGCTCATCCCGAGTGGGGGAAAGTTACCGGCCGCGAGGCGGCAATTTGCCTGCCGGAAGGAAAAACTTTTCTCAAAATCGTGGAAATCGACAAACAAAGCTCGGACAAAAACAAGGCCGTCAAGAGCGAGCTGGAAAAACACGTTCCGCTGCCGATCGACGACTTGTTATTCGACTGGCAGATCATCGGCGACTCCGGACATTCGAATCTCGTCTTGATCGGCGCCGCTCCCAAAAAATTAGTCAACGACCATCAGGAATTGCTCAAAGAATGCCGTCTTCTGGCCTCGGTCGTGGAAACCGAACCGATTTCCGTTTGCCGCTGTCTTTTGTCATCGGAAAATCCGGCTTACCGCGGCGCGGCTAATAAAAATAGTGCGATCGTCGATATCGGCGCCACTGACGCCAGCCTCACTTTTTATTCAAAAAACACCATTCTTTTCTCGGTGAATCTGCCGATCTCCGGCGAAGCCATAACCCAAAAAATAGCCGCCGCGCTGGAGATCGATCATGCCCAGGCGGAAAAAGTCAAAATCCTTTACGGCCTGGTAAATAACAGCGAAGAAACGGAGGCAAAAAAAATCATCGACGACCTGGCCGATGATCTGAAAGATAAATGCACGGAAGCGCTGGCTTTTTTCAATCATCATTTTTCCGCCTGGGGGCCGATCGAAAAGATCATCTTATGCGGCGGCGGCGCCAACATCAAAGATCTGGACAAGCTGATCCGGAAGGAAACCGGCATCAATACGATCAGAGGCGATGTCCTGGTTAATTTCCTGGGAAACAAAAAAAATTTTTTTGGCCAATTTAACCGCTCTTTCGGTTTGAACACCGATTTTCTCGACGAAGAACAAAATAAAAAAACCAAGGCCAAGGAAAGCAAAACCATCAAAATTTCTCATGATGTCAGCCTCTGCTATGCCACGGCCATCGGCCTGGCCTTGCGCGGAATCTTTATTGACGAATGA